A window of Zingiber officinale cultivar Zhangliang chromosome 5A, Zo_v1.1, whole genome shotgun sequence contains these coding sequences:
- the LOC121979581 gene encoding lysine-rich arabinogalactan protein 19-like: MRRGARAPVLRHGAGRPRKKTLESLAAESPETSAGVEPVGQGQTPHGTTGASGSQTSMVSEVLTPTIPTVPTPTVFTVPPPLVPMAYQAPPPLVPTAHPRLAPAAAVALPPVPPPTVPPAAPTYVDPAVPPAAPAPTYAAAPRIPPPAYATIPLVVPAEVVLPVPTAVPTLHTDIVAARAWIPALAEFCPELVAEDRSCML, translated from the exons ATGAGGCGAGGTGCACGTGCTCCCGTGCTAAGACATGGTGCAGGACGACCACGCAAGAAGACGTTGGAATCCCTGGCAGCAGAGTCGCCAGAGACTTCTGCTGGggttgagcctgtcggtcagggacagactcctcaTGGTACTAcgggtgcgtcgggctctcaaACTTCGATGGTTTCAGAGGTACTTACCCCGACCATACCCACCGTACccactcctaccgtatttacggtaccaccaccACTAGTGCCTATGGCATACCAGGCACCACCGCCACTGGTGCCTACTGCACACCCAAGACTCGCACCAGCAGCAGCAGTTGCTCTACCTCCGGTACCACCACCCACCGTACCTCCAGCCGCACCCACCTATGttgaccctgcagtgccaccagCTGCACCTGCCCCAACCTATGCAGCAGCACCGAGGATACCTCCCCCGGCCTATGCAACGATACCACTTGTTGTACCAGCTGAAGTGGTTCTGCCAGTTCCTACAGCCGTCCCTACTCTTCACACTGATATAGTCGCGGCACGAGCCTGGATCCCAGCACTGGCAGA GTTTTGTCCAgaattagttgctgaggacagatcCTGCATGCTCTAG